Proteins from a genomic interval of Pristis pectinata isolate sPriPec2 chromosome 9, sPriPec2.1.pri, whole genome shotgun sequence:
- the LOC127574604 gene encoding suppressor of cytokine signaling 6 has protein sequence MKKISLKTIKKSFNLNKGKDENEFVVVQQPSLVNDFGKEDSLFSCYGKDLAGNDINKTDEDDKGPKNKAKGEGLMGTLKRRLSAKQKQKSKGSSPSVSFVEDDRFSSSSTPAGINDLKAQRPLRSTSLRGHHYSPTPWPLRSTSSEETCIKMEGKVKALVHNNSPNQALNGVRKEFHDMQTDHVFQEQNNTIKEIDSQNGNSHPNIDESCHVPVVIGLMPQNYIQYTMPLDEGMYPMEGSRSYCLDNPLPMEVASVPSHVCSSTLQADEGHMVPDLVVASDIFLDPPVNGLLIGTTGVLLQNSSSNHVDIPPLSPLLPPGSNQMQLTFPGFVGTAAHVAERVRHHLNFDPNSAPGVGRVYDSVQNNGPMVVTSLTEELKKLAKQGWYWGPITRWEAEEKLANVPDGSFLVRDSSDDRYLLSLSFRSQGKTLHTRIEHSNGRFSFYEQPDVEGHTSIVELIEHSIKDSENGAFCYSRSRLPGSATYPVRLTNPVSRFMQVRSLQYLCRFVIRQYTRIDLIQKLPLPNKMKDYLQEKHY, from the coding sequence ATGAAGAAAATCAGCCTTAAAACAATCAAAAAATCCTTTAACTTGAACAAAGGCAAAGATGAAAATGAATTTGTGGTCGTTCAGCAGCCATCACTTGTCAATGATTTTGGGAAAGAGGACTCTCTGTTTAGCTGTTATGGGAAAGATCTGGCTGGTAACGATATAAACAAAACCGACGAGGATGACAAAGGGccaaaaaataaagcaaaaggtGAAGGTTTGATGGGTACATTGAAAAGGAGGCTTTCTGCAAAGCAGAAACAGAAGTCTAAAGGGAGCTCACCTTCTGTCAGCTTTGTGGAGGATGATCGATTTTCCTCCTCTTCAACCCCAGCAGGCATTAATGATTTAAAAGCGCAAAGACCCTTAAGGTCCACGTCACTTCGTGGCCACCATTATAGTCCTACCCCCTGGCCTTTGCGATCAACTAGTTCTGAGGAGACCTGTATTAAGATGGAGGGCAAGGTCAAAGCATTGGTTCATAATAATAGCCCGAACCAGGCATTAAATGGAGTTCGTAAGGAGTTTCATGACATGCAGACGGACCACGTGTTTCAGGAACAGAACAACACAATCAAGGAAATTGACTCTCAAAACGGCAACTCCCATCCAAATATTGATGAATCTTGTCATGTTCCTGTTGTAATTGGATTAATGCCTCAGAACTACATTCAGTACACAATGCCTTTAGATGAGGGAATGTATCCTATGGAAGGGTCACGTAGCTATTGTCTTGACAATCCATTGCCAATGGAAGTTGCTTCAGTGCCATCCCATGTATGCAGTAGCACACTACAAGCAGATGAAGGACATATGGTTCCAGATTTGGTGGTTGCTTCTGATATCTTCTTGGACCCACCTGTTAATGGTCTTTTGATTGGTACGACAGGTGTCCTCTTGCAGAACTCAAGTTCTAACCACGttgatatccctccattgtctccACTCCTACCTCCAGGTTCCAATCAAATGCAGTTGACATTTCCAGGGTTTGTTGGTACAGCGGCCCATGTAGCAGAAAGAGTTCGTCATCATTTAAACTTTGATCCAAATTCTGCTCCTGGAGTAGGAAGAGTTTATGACTCTGTACAAAATAATGGTCCAATGGTGGTCACCAGTCTCACAGAAGAGCTGAAAAAACTTGCAAAACAAGGATGGTACTGGGGTCCCATAACACGGTGGGAGGCAGAGGAGAAGCTTGCCAATGTGCCTGATGGATCGTTTCTTGTGCGTGATAGTTCTGATGACCGATATCTTTTGAGCCTGAGTTTTCGTTCTCAAGGCAAAACTCTTCACACTAGAATAGAACACTCGAATGGCAGGTTTAGCTTTTATGAACAGCCTGATGTGGAAGGACACACATCCATTGTAGAGCTGATTGAGCATTCAATTAAAGACTCTGAAAATGGAGCATTTTGCTATTCTAGGTCTCGCCTACCTGGCTCTGCAACTTATCCTGTAAGACTAACAAACCCAGTTTCCCGGTTCATGCAAGTCCGTTCATTACAGTATCTGTGCCGTTTTGTTATTCGTCAATACACTCGAATAGACTTAATTCAAAAATTGCCTCTGCCAAACAAAATGAAGGATTATTTGCAGGAGAAGCACTACTGA